In the genome of Campylobacter concisus, the window CTTGTCCACTAGTTGAACCAATAAAAATGGGCTTAATATCTCTTCTATTTAGCTCCTCGCAAAAGCTTCTTGCGATCGCTAAATGCCCACCAGTGCCTCCACCGCAAATAACAATCATAATTTTGCCCTTTTACTAACCATCAAAACCATGCCGATACCGATACAAATCGCAAGCACAGAGCTACCGCCGTAACTAAGAAATGGCACAGCAATACCCTTAATAGGCGTGATCGATGTGATGCCATAGCTATTCATTAAAAATGAAAACGATAAGATAAGCCCGACACCAAGCGTAAATAGATGATAGACCTTATTTTCGCTTCTAGCTGAAATTCTAAAAATTCTATAAAGTAGCGTTATAAATATAGCTACGATACACAAAATACCAAATACACCGACCTCTTCGGCGATACCAGCTAGCACAAAGTCAGTATGAACCTCGCTTAAAAAGCCGAGCTTAAAGATACCAGCGCCAAGCCCTTCGCCGAAAAATTCGCCATGCTTTATAGCGTTTAATGAGTGAGAAATTTGATATGGCTCTGGCGCATCAGCTACTCTTAATACATCTGCAACGCTGTCAGGTAAGAAAGAAAGCACCATATTTTGTATCGTGCCCCACCATGACTTTATACGTAAAATTCTATGCTCAGAGCTGATTATCGCTACTGTCATAACAAAAGCAGCTCCTAAGATACCGATGCTAAAAAGTCTCGCACTTGCTCCTGCGAAAAGTGCCATCGTCACAAATGTAAGCGCCAGCACAACCACTTGACCAAGGTCATTTTGCATAACAGCGATAAGAAAGATGGCAACACCAAAAAGAATAATATAAGGCATAAGTATCTTAATCTCATCTAGCAAGGTTCTTTTGCCTTCACTAAATTTTCTAGTAAAACTCCAAGCCAAGAAGTAGACAAAACCGATTTTAAAAAACTCAACTGGAGCTAGTGAAAAACCAGGTAGCCTGATCCAACGCCTAGCACCACCAGCATCAGTCACCATTGAAGCTGGCAATGCATGCATTAGCCCCATGGCGATACCGCAAGATATAAGAAGGCCAAACCCTATCCAAACAAGCGTCTTTTCAGGATTGAGTCTAGAGAGCCACCACATAATGAAAATTCCGATACAACCAACAATGAACTGGCGAATAAAAAAGTGAAATTCGTCGTAATTAAAAAATAAAACCGTAAAAACTGGCAAAGATAGTGAAAAAATAATGCTTATAGCGATCAAAGTCGAACAAAGATAGAAAATGATCTTATCAACTGCCAAATTTAACTCCAAGTTTAAAAAGTGCCAAAGTATAATAAAAAACGGCTTACAAAGATATTATTTGCTATAATTGCAGGCTTTAAGGATGGGCATGAATATAGGTATATTTGACTCGGGGCTTGGCGGACTAAGTGTCTTAAATGAAGCTTTAAGCAAGCTTAGCGAGCATGAATTTTTATATTACGCAGACGTGAAAAATGTCCCATACGGACAAAAGAGCAGGGATGATATCTTAAAATTTAGCTTTGATGCGGTGAAATTTCTCATAGAAAATGGCGCAAATGCCGTTGTAGTAGCTTGTAATACAGCAACAAGCGTAGCGATAAAAGAGCTTAGAACAAATTTAAATATACCTATAATAGGCATGGAGCCAGCCGTAAAAAAGGCTCATGACTTAAGCCATGATGATGCCTTAAAAACGCTTGTCATAGCCACTCCGGTCACCGTAAATGGTGCAAAACTAAAAGAGCTGATCGCAAATTTACACGCAAAAGATAAGACTGAGCTGCTCGCTCTACCTCGCCTTGTAAATTTTGCTGAAAATGGGGAATTTGATACCAAAAACGTAAAATCATATCTAAAAGAAGAGTTAGCCAAATTTGATCTAAGCAAATTTGGGTTTTTAGTGCTTGGCTGCACGCACTTTAACTATTTTAAAGATAGCCTAAGAGAAATTTTGCCGTCAAATATAAGCATAATTGATGGCAACGAAGGGACAATAAATCGCCTTATAAGTGAACTTGGACTAAAAATTTCTACTTTAGATCAAGCCCCAAAAGTTAGATTTTTCTATTCTGGCAATGAAGTATTCAGTAAATTTGAGCTAGATAAAATTTCAAGAAATTTAGCTAGATTAGAGAAGATGAGGGCGATTTGCTAGGTTAAATCTAACTAAATACCACAAATAAAAATTTTATAAAATACACTAAATTTTACATATTTTTATATGTATTTAGGCTTTTCTTTGCCTTATTATATAAACCACACTTATTACTGAAACAACAGCCAAAAGAGCGATCGTGATTATTAAAAGTGTTTGTTTGCTAGGATTTGAACCTAGAAAATAGCCAACTCCAAGCAAAACAGCACACCAAATCCCAGCTCCAAGTGTGGTAAATAGACAAAATCTAAATATATTCATCTTAGCAAGTCCAGCTGGTAGGCTGATGTATTGGCGAATGCCAGGAATCAGACGTGAGTTAAATGTAGAAATTTCGCCGTGTTTATTGAAAAATGCTTCAAATTTATCCATTTTTTCGTGAGTGATTCCCACAAATTTGCCGTATTTTAAAACGATCTCGCGACCAAAAAAGTAGCAAAGATAATAGTTAAAAATAGCGCCAAGCAGGCTTCCAAGCGTGCCTACAAGAAAGGCCAAAATTAAACTCATTTCACCTTTATGCGCCAAATAGCCAGCCGGTATCATTGCGACCTCGCTTGGAAATGGAAAAAACGAGCTTTCTAAAAACATCATCACAAATATGCCAGCATAACCCCAGCTACTTACGCTCGCAACTATAAAATCAATAACATCATGCAGCATTTAAATTCCTGAAAAATTTTAAAGTGAGCCATTTTAGCAAAGCATAGCTTAAGCTTTTTGACAAAAATAAAGAGAGTTTATAGCTTATTAAAACAAGATGAAAGTAGAAACAAAATAGGGCGAAAGCTCGCCCCATTTTTAAAATGCAGGTATAACTTCGCCTTTATAGCGAGTGATGATGAAATTTTTAGTATCAGGGCTAAGCACCGCATCAATCAAAGCTTTGATCTTAGGGTTATTTTCGTTGCCAGCCTTTGTGACGATGATGTTAGCATAAGGGCTGTTTGCGTCTTCAAGCAAAAGCGCGTCTTTTGCCACGCTCATGCCAAGATCAAGGACGAAATTTGTACTAATGGCAGCAATATCGACATCATCAAGCGTTCTTGGTATCTGAGCACCCTCAAGCTCTACAAATTGTAAATTTTTAGAATTTTTAGTTATATCATTTATGGTTGCAACTTTTACGTTTTTATCGATCTCGATAAGGCCAGCTTTTTCTAAAATTCTAAGCGCTCTATTGCCATTTGATGGATCGTAAGCGATCGCAACTTTTGCACCATCTTTTAACTCTTTTATGTTTTTTATCTTTTTAGAGTAAAAGCCAAGTGGCTCGACATGGACATTTGCAACGCTTACAAGATGCAAGCCTCTAGCCTTGTTTTGCTCCTCAAGATATGGTAAATGCTGAAAGAAATTTGCATCCAAGCTGCCATCTTCTGTCGCGACATTTGGGATAGAGTAGTCTGAAATTTCAGAGATAACAAGATCATAGCCTTTATCTTTTAGCTTTGGCTTTACAAATTCTAAAATTTCAGCGTGTGGTACTGGTGAAACGCCGACTACGATAGTGTGGTCTTTGTCGGCTGCGTGAAGGCTTAGAGCAACTAAAGATGCGGTTAAAAGTTTGATAAATTTCATTGTTTTTCCTTTTTTGTTTGGTTTAAGCGACGCTAAAAAGGTAAAAGCTTTCACGTCGCTTATTTAAAATTTTAATTAAAATGCTGGAAGAATAGCGCCGTTGTATTTGATCTCGATAAATTTTTTAACTTCTGATGAGTTTATTGCTTTATCAAGAGCCTTTATTTTAGGGCTATTTTCGTTACCAGACTTTACTACAACGTAGTTTACATACGGGCTATTTTTGCTTTCAAGAACAAGTGCGTCTTTTACCGGATTAAGATTAGCATTTAGAGCATAGTTTGTGTTAATAACCGCGATAGTAACG includes:
- a CDS encoding FtsW/RodA/SpoVE family cell cycle protein, which codes for MAVDKIIFYLCSTLIAISIIFSLSLPVFTVLFFNYDEFHFFIRQFIVGCIGIFIMWWLSRLNPEKTLVWIGFGLLISCGIAMGLMHALPASMVTDAGGARRWIRLPGFSLAPVEFFKIGFVYFLAWSFTRKFSEGKRTLLDEIKILMPYIILFGVAIFLIAVMQNDLGQVVVLALTFVTMALFAGASARLFSIGILGAAFVMTVAIISSEHRILRIKSWWGTIQNMVLSFLPDSVADVLRVADAPEPYQISHSLNAIKHGEFFGEGLGAGIFKLGFLSEVHTDFVLAGIAEEVGVFGILCIVAIFITLLYRIFRISARSENKVYHLFTLGVGLILSFSFLMNSYGITSITPIKGIAVPFLSYGGSSVLAICIGIGMVLMVSKRAKL
- the murI gene encoding glutamate racemase, whose product is MNIGIFDSGLGGLSVLNEALSKLSEHEFLYYADVKNVPYGQKSRDDILKFSFDAVKFLIENGANAVVVACNTATSVAIKELRTNLNIPIIGMEPAVKKAHDLSHDDALKTLVIATPVTVNGAKLKELIANLHAKDKTELLALPRLVNFAENGEFDTKNVKSYLKEELAKFDLSKFGFLVLGCTHFNYFKDSLREILPSNISIIDGNEGTINRLISELGLKISTLDQAPKVRFFYSGNEVFSKFELDKISRNLARLEKMRAIC
- a CDS encoding DedA family protein, producing MLHDVIDFIVASVSSWGYAGIFVMMFLESSFFPFPSEVAMIPAGYLAHKGEMSLILAFLVGTLGSLLGAIFNYYLCYFFGREIVLKYGKFVGITHEKMDKFEAFFNKHGEISTFNSRLIPGIRQYISLPAGLAKMNIFRFCLFTTLGAGIWCAVLLGVGYFLGSNPSKQTLLIITIALLAVVSVISVVYIIRQRKA
- a CDS encoding MetQ/NlpA family ABC transporter substrate-binding protein, which encodes MKFIKLLTASLVALSLHAADKDHTIVVGVSPVPHAEILEFVKPKLKDKGYDLVISEISDYSIPNVATEDGSLDANFFQHLPYLEEQNKARGLHLVSVANVHVEPLGFYSKKIKNIKELKDGAKVAIAYDPSNGNRALRILEKAGLIEIDKNVKVATINDITKNSKNLQFVELEGAQIPRTLDDVDIAAISTNFVLDLGMSVAKDALLLEDANSPYANIIVTKAGNENNPKIKALIDAVLSPDTKNFIITRYKGEVIPAF